One genomic segment of Nevskia ramosa DSM 11499 includes these proteins:
- a CDS encoding LemA family protein, producing MLNRISALLMVVVTLALSGCGYNTLQSQDEQIKSSWAEVLNQYQRRSDLVPNLVSTVKGFAAQEKDVLLGVTEARAKVGGINATPELLNDPAAFKKFTEAQGELSGALSRLLVVTENYPQLKSDGLFRDLQAQLEGTENRITVARKRYIDSVQAYNITVRSFPSNLTAMATGAKTKPSFEVENEKAISAPPKVDFGSSPAPAPAP from the coding sequence ATGCTGAACCGAATTTCCGCCCTGCTGATGGTCGTTGTGACCTTGGCGCTGTCCGGCTGCGGCTACAACACGCTGCAGTCGCAGGACGAACAGATCAAGTCCTCCTGGGCTGAGGTGCTGAACCAGTACCAGCGCCGTTCCGATCTCGTGCCCAATCTGGTGTCGACGGTGAAGGGCTTCGCCGCGCAGGAAAAGGATGTGCTGCTCGGTGTCACCGAGGCGCGCGCCAAGGTCGGTGGCATCAATGCCACGCCAGAGCTGCTGAACGATCCGGCCGCGTTCAAGAAATTCACCGAGGCGCAGGGTGAACTGAGCGGCGCGTTGTCGCGCCTGCTGGTGGTCACCGAAAACTATCCGCAGCTGAAATCGGATGGCCTGTTCCGCGATCTCCAGGCTCAGCTTGAAGGCACCGAAAACCGCATCACCGTCGCCCGCAAGCGCTATATCGATTCGGTGCAGGCCTACAACATCACCGTGCGCAGTTTCCCGTCGAACCTGACCGCGATGGCGACCGGTGCCAAGACCAAGCCGAGCTTCGAAGTCGAGAACGAGAAAGCGATTTCGGCGCCGCCGAAGGTCGATTTCGGAAGCAGTCCGGCACCTGCGCCGGCGCCTTGA
- the gap gene encoding type I glyceraldehyde-3-phosphate dehydrogenase, whose product MAVKVGINGFGRIGRNVLRAAVQNFGGDIEIVAINDLLEPDYLAYMLAYDSVHGRFKGEIAIKDGALFVNGKKIRLTQERDPSNLKWADVGAEVVIESTGLFLDKVTAQKHLDAGAKKVVLSAPSKDDTPMFVYGVNHKTYAGQAIISNASCTTNCLAPLAKVVHDKWGIKRGLMTTIHATTATQKTVDGPSNKDWRGGRGILENIIPSSTGAAKAVGVVIPELNKKLTGMSFRVPTSDVSVVDLTAELEKPATYAEICAEMKAQSEGALKGVLGYTEDKVVATDFRGETCTSVFDAEAGIQLDSTFVKLVSWYDNEWGYSNKCLEMVRVVAGK is encoded by the coding sequence ATGGCAGTCAAAGTTGGCATCAATGGTTTCGGCCGCATCGGTCGCAATGTGCTGCGTGCTGCTGTGCAGAACTTCGGTGGCGACATCGAAATCGTCGCGATCAACGATCTGCTCGAGCCGGATTACCTCGCCTACATGCTGGCTTATGACTCCGTGCACGGCCGCTTCAAGGGCGAAATCGCGATCAAGGATGGCGCTCTGTTCGTCAACGGCAAGAAGATCCGCCTGACCCAGGAACGTGATCCGTCCAACCTGAAGTGGGCCGACGTCGGTGCCGAAGTCGTCATCGAATCGACCGGCCTGTTCCTCGACAAGGTCACTGCGCAGAAGCATCTCGACGCCGGCGCCAAGAAGGTGGTGTTGTCGGCACCGTCGAAGGACGACACGCCGATGTTCGTCTACGGCGTCAACCACAAGACCTACGCCGGCCAGGCGATCATTTCCAATGCGTCCTGCACCACCAACTGTCTGGCACCGCTGGCCAAGGTTGTCCACGACAAGTGGGGCATCAAGCGCGGCCTGATGACCACCATCCACGCCACCACGGCAACGCAGAAGACGGTCGACGGCCCGAGCAACAAGGACTGGCGCGGCGGCCGCGGCATTCTCGAGAACATCATTCCGTCGTCGACCGGCGCTGCCAAGGCCGTCGGCGTCGTGATCCCGGAACTGAACAAGAAGCTGACCGGCATGTCGTTCCGCGTGCCGACTTCGGACGTCTCGGTCGTCGATCTGACCGCCGAACTCGAAAAGCCGGCGACCTACGCCGAGATCTGTGCCGAAATGAAGGCGCAGAGCGAAGGCGCGCTGAAGGGCGTGCTCGGCTACACCGAAGACAAGGTCGTCGCGACCGACTTCCGTGGCGAGACCTGCACCTCGGTGTTCGACGCCGAAGCCGGCATCCAGCTCGACTCGACCTTCGTCAAGCTGGTCAGCTGGTACGACAACGAGTGGGGCTATTCCAACAAGTGCCTCGAGATGGTGCGCGTGGTCGCTGGTAAGTAA
- a CDS encoding ExbD/TolR family protein, protein MGLNVKVSSGDGEEGEMSPVAEINITPMVDVMLVLLIIFMVTAPLMLPTLPIELPKASLDEMGKPRDPLIISIDTANEYFINNGPLTQQVPFEQLGEALRAISAKQADNLVYIRSDKGVEYGKVVDLISLVGASGFYKVSLMAEAQQ, encoded by the coding sequence ATGGGCCTGAACGTAAAGGTCTCGTCAGGAGACGGCGAAGAAGGCGAGATGTCGCCGGTCGCCGAAATCAACATCACGCCGATGGTCGACGTGATGCTGGTGCTCCTGATCATCTTCATGGTCACGGCGCCACTGATGCTGCCGACACTTCCGATCGAACTGCCGAAAGCCTCTCTCGACGAGATGGGCAAACCGCGCGATCCCCTCATCATCTCGATCGATACAGCGAACGAGTACTTCATCAACAATGGCCCGCTGACCCAGCAGGTGCCCTTCGAACAGCTCGGTGAAGCCTTGCGCGCCATTTCGGCGAAGCAGGCTGACAACCTCGTCTACATCCGCTCCGACAAGGGCGTGGAATACGGCAAGGTCGTCGATCTCATCAGCCTCGTGGGCGCTTCCGGGTTCTACAAGGTTTCGTTGATGGCCGAAGCCCAGCAGTGA
- a CDS encoding ANTAR domain-containing response regulator codes for MYTPGLIGGLEKRETAMASGQARRRVMLVYDNAARLQVLEQMVAAEGLPVVGRFDPLANLAVAVAQLQPDMVLISVDMPSREMLERLARLQRDQPRPMMLFAAQSDADTTRRAVQTGISAYIVDGLHAARLSTQLEVAVTRFEWQQNLREELDEARIRLADHRDIGKAKGLIMKRRELDEAEAYRLLQKMAMDRKQRIGDFSRMLLGAANAL; via the coding sequence ATGTATACGCCAGGGCTCATCGGGGGGCTCGAAAAACGAGAAACGGCCATGGCGTCCGGACAAGCAAGAAGGCGCGTCATGCTGGTTTACGACAACGCGGCGCGTCTGCAGGTGCTGGAGCAGATGGTGGCGGCCGAAGGGCTCCCGGTCGTGGGCCGATTCGATCCGCTGGCCAATCTGGCCGTTGCGGTGGCGCAGCTGCAGCCCGACATGGTGCTGATCAGCGTCGACATGCCGAGCCGCGAGATGCTCGAGCGCCTGGCGCGGCTGCAGCGCGATCAGCCGAGACCCATGATGCTTTTTGCGGCACAAAGTGATGCCGATACGACACGGCGCGCGGTGCAGACCGGCATCAGCGCCTACATCGTTGACGGCCTGCACGCAGCGCGGCTGAGCACCCAGCTCGAGGTCGCGGTCACGCGTTTCGAATGGCAGCAGAACTTGCGCGAAGAACTCGACGAGGCGCGCATCCGCCTGGCCGACCATCGTGACATCGGCAAGGCCAAGGGCCTGATCATGAAGCGGCGCGAGTTGGACGAAGCCGAGGCCTATCGGCTGTTGCAGAAGATGGCGATGGATCGCAAGCAGCGCATCGGCGATTTCTCCCGCATGTTGCTGGGGGCTGCCAACGCCTTGTAG
- a CDS encoding TPM domain-containing protein: MSRSTNPIIRWSRHLFTGVLAVRRAFPPAVMNQITDAVRACESRHPGEIRFVIEASLEPHELWAGLSPRERALDVFSRLKVWDTEHNNGVLIYVLYADHAVEIVADRGVGNGKVDPGEWQLACQRMRDHFRSGQFAAGAIAGVETVAEVLSRHASGRADVGNELPDAPLILR, translated from the coding sequence ATGAGCCGCTCGACGAACCCGATCATCCGCTGGTCCCGACATCTGTTCACCGGCGTGCTCGCCGTGCGCCGCGCCTTTCCGCCCGCGGTGATGAACCAGATCACGGACGCGGTGCGTGCCTGCGAAAGCCGGCATCCGGGCGAGATCCGCTTCGTCATCGAAGCCTCGCTGGAACCGCACGAACTATGGGCCGGCCTGAGTCCACGTGAACGCGCGCTGGACGTCTTCTCACGCCTCAAGGTCTGGGATACCGAGCACAACAATGGCGTGCTGATCTACGTGCTGTATGCCGATCATGCGGTCGAGATCGTCGCCGATCGCGGCGTTGGCAACGGTAAGGTCGATCCCGGCGAATGGCAGCTGGCCTGCCAGCGCATGCGTGATCATTTCCGCAGCGGTCAGTTCGCTGCGGGTGCAATTGCCGGCGTCGAAACAGTGGCCGAGGTGCTGTCCCGTCATGCTTCGGGCCGTGCCGATGTCGGCAATGAATTGCCGGACGCGCCGCTGATCCTGCGTTGA
- a CDS encoding TPM domain-containing protein, translating to MIRALGALLLSGALALASFAAQAEVPVPALAARVTDQTGTFSPADQASLEAKLAALETRKGSQIAVLLVPTTEPETIEQYGLRVAEAWKLGRKGVDDGAILIVAKDDRKLRIEVGYGLEGAMPDAIAKRIIREDIAPLFRTGDYVGGINAGVDRMIAVADGEALPPPKERRGASGSSKRPPFELLFVAFFVIWGVMSAVKRALGTGLASIGVGGIVGVVAALLLASIVAGVVIAVVAAIFAAIAWSSGGGRGGGLGGGLGGFGGGGFGGGGGGFGGGGGGFGGGGASGDW from the coding sequence ATGATCCGCGCATTGGGTGCGCTGTTGCTGTCCGGCGCGCTGGCGCTGGCCAGCTTTGCCGCGCAGGCAGAGGTGCCGGTGCCGGCGCTGGCCGCGCGGGTCACCGATCAGACCGGCACCTTCAGCCCTGCCGATCAGGCCTCGCTCGAAGCCAAGCTGGCCGCGCTGGAAACCCGCAAGGGTAGCCAGATCGCGGTGCTGCTGGTGCCGACCACCGAGCCGGAAACCATCGAGCAATACGGTCTTCGCGTCGCTGAAGCCTGGAAGCTGGGCCGCAAGGGCGTCGATGACGGCGCGATCCTGATCGTCGCCAAGGACGATCGGAAGCTGCGCATCGAAGTCGGTTACGGACTCGAAGGCGCAATGCCGGACGCGATCGCCAAACGGATCATCCGCGAGGACATTGCGCCCTTGTTTCGCACCGGCGATTACGTGGGCGGCATCAACGCCGGCGTCGACCGGATGATCGCCGTCGCCGACGGTGAAGCGCTGCCGCCGCCGAAGGAACGGCGCGGCGCCTCGGGTTCATCAAAACGTCCGCCGTTCGAGCTGCTGTTCGTCGCATTCTTTGTCATCTGGGGCGTGATGAGCGCGGTCAAACGCGCGCTCGGCACCGGGCTGGCATCGATCGGTGTTGGTGGCATTGTCGGCGTCGTTGCCGCGCTACTGCTCGCATCGATCGTCGCCGGTGTGGTCATCGCCGTCGTCGCCGCGATCTTCGCTGCGATCGCCTGGAGCAGCGGAGGCGGACGTGGCGGCGGCTTGGGCGGCGGGCTCGGCGGCTTCGGCGGAGGCGGCTTTGGTGGCGGCGGTGGTGGTTTCGGCGGTGGTGGCGGTGGCTTCGGTGGTGGCGGTGCTTCGGGAGACTGGTGA
- a CDS encoding RrF2 family transcriptional regulator codes for MRLSLYTDFSLRLLVYLAGAGQDKPVSVAKIAGKYGVSTHHMHKVAQGLRKLGYIESISGRHGGLRLAHPPEALCIGEIVEAMEGSGHMADCERGPCVLHGACILKGVLDRAERSFIDGLKKFSIADVMRGPTLIRLDQLRKAA; via the coding sequence GTGCGTCTTTCTCTCTACACGGATTTCTCGCTGCGCCTGCTGGTCTATCTGGCCGGCGCGGGCCAGGACAAGCCGGTCAGCGTGGCGAAGATTGCCGGGAAATACGGGGTCTCCACGCATCACATGCACAAGGTTGCGCAAGGCTTGCGCAAACTGGGCTATATCGAATCGATCAGCGGCAGGCACGGCGGACTGCGCCTGGCCCATCCACCCGAAGCGCTGTGCATCGGTGAGATCGTCGAAGCGATGGAAGGCAGCGGCCATATGGCGGACTGCGAACGCGGCCCCTGCGTGCTGCACGGCGCCTGCATTCTCAAGGGCGTACTCGATCGTGCCGAACGCAGCTTCATCGACGGCCTGAAGAAATTCAGCATCGCCGACGTGATGCGTGGCCCGACCTTGATCCGGCTCGATCAGCTCAGAAAGGCCGCCTGA
- a CDS encoding AAA family ATPase has product MRFEGTHDYVSTDDLTLAVNAAVTLQRPLLVKGEPGTGKTRLAMEVAKSLGMPYYEWHVKSTTKAQQGLYEYDAVSRLRDSQLGDSKVKDIGNYIIKGKLWECFESETTPVLLIDEIDKADIEFPNDLLRELDQMEFYVYETKQLVKAKNRPVIIITSNNEKELPDAFLRRCFFHYIRFPDKETMQKIVDVHHPDIKKNLLKEAMEAFFGLRELPGLKKKPSTSELLDWLKLLMAEDIDPAALRETSVKKSLPPLYGALLKNEQDVHLFERIAFMARRSN; this is encoded by the coding sequence ATGCGCTTCGAAGGTACTCACGACTACGTTTCAACCGATGATCTGACTTTGGCCGTCAATGCCGCCGTCACCCTGCAGCGCCCGCTGCTGGTCAAGGGCGAGCCAGGCACCGGCAAGACCCGGCTGGCGATGGAGGTCGCGAAGTCGCTCGGCATGCCGTACTACGAATGGCATGTGAAATCGACCACCAAGGCACAGCAGGGCCTGTACGAGTACGACGCGGTGTCGCGCTTGCGTGATTCGCAGCTGGGCGATTCCAAGGTCAAGGACATCGGCAACTACATCATCAAGGGCAAGCTCTGGGAGTGCTTCGAGAGCGAAACCACGCCGGTGCTGCTGATCGACGAGATCGACAAGGCCGACATCGAGTTCCCGAACGATCTGCTTCGCGAACTGGATCAGATGGAGTTCTACGTCTACGAGACCAAGCAGCTGGTGAAGGCGAAGAACCGCCCGGTGATCATCATCACCTCGAACAACGAGAAGGAACTGCCGGACGCGTTCCTGCGCCGCTGCTTCTTTCACTACATCCGCTTCCCGGACAAGGAGACGATGCAGAAGATCGTCGACGTCCATCATCCGGACATCAAGAAGAACCTGCTCAAGGAAGCGATGGAAGCCTTCTTCGGCCTGCGCGAACTGCCGGGTCTGAAGAAGAAGCCGAGCACGTCGGAACTGCTCGACTGGTTGAAGCTGCTGATGGCCGAGGACATCGACCCGGCCGCACTGCGCGAAACCAGCGTCAAGAAAAGCCTGCCGCCGCTTTACGGTGCGCTGCTCAAGAACGAGCAGGATGTGCACCTGTTCGAGCGGATCGCCTTCATGGCGCGGCGTTCGAACTAG
- a CDS encoding phosphoglycerate kinase codes for MKFKKLADLDLKNQRVFIRADLNVPQDDAGNITEDTRVRASIPGIKLALSKGAAVMVTSHLGRPTEGEFKPADSLAPIAARMSELLGQPVKLIQNWVDGGFTVKPGEVVLLENCRCNKGEKKNSEELAEKMAKLCDVYVNDAFGTSHRAEATTHALALKAKVACAGPLVAAELEALGAALGNPKRPLVAIVGGSKVSTKLTILDALADKVDQLVVGGGIANTFMLAAGLSIGKSLAEPDLVPEAKRIIDKLKARGASVPIPTDVVCAKAFSPTAEATVKKATDVAADDLILDIGPDTAKLLADIMVSAGTIVWNGPLGVFEFDQFANGTKVLAAAIAKSSAMSIAGGGDTVAAIAKFEISDQVGYISTAGGAFLEFLEGKTLPAVAALEARANG; via the coding sequence ATGAAATTCAAGAAGCTCGCCGACCTCGATCTGAAGAATCAGCGCGTGTTCATCCGCGCCGATCTCAACGTGCCGCAGGATGACGCCGGCAATATCACCGAAGACACCCGCGTCCGCGCCTCGATTCCCGGCATCAAGCTGGCGCTGTCGAAAGGTGCAGCGGTGATGGTCACCTCGCATCTCGGCCGTCCGACCGAAGGCGAGTTCAAGCCGGCTGATTCGCTGGCGCCGATTGCCGCGCGCATGAGCGAACTGCTCGGCCAGCCGGTGAAGCTGATCCAGAACTGGGTCGACGGAGGCTTCACCGTCAAGCCTGGCGAAGTCGTGCTGCTCGAGAACTGCCGCTGCAACAAGGGCGAGAAGAAGAACAGCGAAGAACTCGCCGAGAAGATGGCCAAGCTCTGCGATGTCTATGTCAACGATGCCTTCGGTACCTCGCATCGCGCTGAAGCGACGACCCATGCGCTGGCGCTGAAGGCCAAGGTCGCCTGCGCCGGCCCGCTGGTTGCCGCCGAACTGGAAGCGCTCGGCGCTGCGCTCGGCAATCCGAAGCGGCCGCTGGTGGCGATCGTCGGTGGCTCCAAGGTATCGACCAAGCTGACCATTCTCGATGCGCTGGCCGACAAGGTCGATCAGCTGGTGGTCGGCGGTGGTATCGCCAATACCTTCATGCTCGCGGCAGGTCTGTCGATCGGCAAGTCGCTGGCCGAGCCGGACCTGGTGCCGGAAGCGAAGCGCATCATCGACAAGCTCAAGGCACGCGGTGCTTCGGTGCCGATTCCGACCGATGTCGTCTGCGCCAAGGCGTTTTCGCCGACGGCGGAAGCGACGGTCAAGAAGGCAACCGACGTGGCGGCCGATGACCTGATTCTCGATATCGGCCCGGATACCGCGAAGCTGCTCGCCGACATCATGGTCAGCGCCGGCACCATCGTCTGGAATGGCCCGCTCGGCGTCTTCGAATTCGATCAGTTCGCCAATGGCACCAAGGTGCTGGCCGCGGCGATCGCCAAGTCATCGGCGATGTCGATCGCCGGCGGCGGCGACACCGTGGCTGCGATCGCCAAATTCGAGATCAGTGACCAGGTCGGCTACATCTCGACGGCCGGCGGCGCCTTCCTCGAATTTCTCGAAGGCAAGACCTTGCCGGCGGTGGCGGCACTGGAAGCGCGCGCTAACGGCTGA
- a CDS encoding MotA/TolQ/ExbB proton channel family protein, which yields MAVSLINIAAEAAGSINPADLSIMSLVRQADPVVKGILLLLGFFSVWSWTVMIEKFFAVAKANGAIGRLENKLETGTLEDMINYSDDKQHPLAAVVEAGNAEWREGSGEHSHEALHEVRDRIEHAMRLEMSNEIRRLNKGLPFLATVGSAAPFVGLFGTVWGIMNTFTGIAANRDTSLATVAPGIAEALFATGIGLVAAIPAIMAYNKLSTDMGRYSGRIGTAVGIYAGRLAKRFAPGAKS from the coding sequence GTGGCAGTCAGTCTCATCAATATTGCGGCCGAAGCCGCCGGCAGCATCAACCCGGCCGACCTTTCGATCATGAGCCTCGTGCGACAGGCAGATCCTGTCGTCAAGGGCATCCTGCTGTTGCTCGGCTTTTTCTCCGTCTGGAGCTGGACGGTGATGATCGAGAAGTTCTTTGCCGTCGCCAAAGCCAACGGTGCCATCGGCCGCCTCGAGAACAAGCTCGAGACCGGCACGCTGGAAGACATGATCAATTACTCGGACGACAAGCAGCACCCGCTCGCAGCGGTCGTCGAAGCCGGCAACGCCGAATGGCGCGAAGGCTCGGGCGAGCACAGCCATGAAGCGCTGCACGAAGTGCGTGATCGCATCGAGCACGCGATGCGCCTGGAAATGTCCAATGAGATCCGCCGCCTGAATAAGGGTCTGCCGTTCCTTGCGACGGTCGGCTCGGCCGCTCCGTTCGTGGGCCTGTTCGGCACCGTGTGGGGCATCATGAATACCTTCACCGGCATCGCCGCCAACCGCGACACCTCGCTGGCGACCGTGGCTCCGGGTATCGCCGAAGCGCTGTTCGCCACCGGCATCGGCCTGGTTGCGGCCATCCCGGCGATCATGGCCTACAACAAGCTGTCGACCGACATGGGCCGCTACTCGGGCCGCATCGGCACTGCAGTGGGCATCTATGCCGGCCGTCTGGCCAAGCGTTTCGCCCCAGGCGCCAAGAGCTGA
- a CDS encoding energy transducer TonB, which yields MSNPPKKGKQTWSTGLIVSIIFHGTLILFLIQLVRPTVNLPPKAKKQLIVELAPPPPPPPPPPPPPPPPPTPPPKEPPKIVPTPSPTPPPIEAPTTNAPDAVDVPTVPPAPPPAPPAPPAPPARAVGTGVPTTYYNTLQSVIQQNVQYPAKSLRNEEEGVVKLRVQISRDGSILDVQLITKSGFIELDKEAKEVFKRIGKFPPVPATVSPEYTEFLVELPINFTLN from the coding sequence GTGAGCAATCCTCCCAAGAAGGGCAAGCAGACGTGGAGTACGGGACTGATCGTCTCGATCATCTTCCACGGCACGCTGATCCTGTTCCTCATCCAGCTGGTGCGACCGACGGTGAATCTGCCGCCGAAAGCCAAGAAACAGCTGATCGTCGAACTCGCACCTCCCCCACCTCCTCCACCCCCGCCACCGCCGCCCCCACCGCCGCCGCCAACGCCGCCGCCGAAGGAACCGCCGAAGATCGTCCCGACGCCGTCTCCGACGCCGCCGCCGATCGAGGCACCGACGACCAACGCGCCGGATGCCGTGGATGTACCGACGGTGCCGCCAGCACCACCGCCAGCACCCCCGGCACCGCCAGCGCCGCCGGCGCGGGCAGTGGGTACCGGCGTGCCGACGACGTACTACAACACGCTGCAGAGCGTCATCCAGCAGAACGTGCAGTACCCGGCCAAATCCTTGCGCAACGAGGAAGAGGGCGTGGTCAAGCTGCGCGTGCAGATCTCCCGCGACGGCTCGATTCTCGACGTGCAGCTGATCACCAAGTCGGGCTTCATCGAACTGGACAAGGAAGCCAAGGAAGTGTTCAAGCGCATCGGCAAGTTCCCGCCGGTGCCAGCGACCGTGAGCCCGGAATACACCGAGTTCCTCGTCGAGCTGCCGATCAACTTCACCTTGAACTGA